The window CCGATGCCGAAGGCATCAAGCGTGTCGCCAAGCGAATCGTCGACGCCAAGAAGAACGGCCACCAGGTCGTTGTCGTGGTGTCGGCGATGGGTGACACGACGGACGAGCTGATCGATCTCGCCGAGCAGGTATCCCCGATCCCTGCCGGGCGTGAGTTCGACATGCTGCTGACCGCAGGAGAGCGGATCTCCATGGCGCTGCTGGCCATGGCGATCAAAAACCTGGGCCACGAGGCCCAGAGCTTCACCGGCAGCCAGGCAGGCGTGATCACCGACTCCGTCCACAACAAGGCGCGCATCATCGATGTCACGCCGGGCCGCATCCGGACGGCGCTCGACGAGGGCAACATCGCGATCGTCGCCGGGTTCCAGGGCGTCAGCCAGGACAAGAAGGACATCACCACGCTGGGGCGCGGCGGGTCCGACACCACGGCCGTCGCCCTCGCCGCCGCCCTCGACGCCGAGGTCTGCGAGATCTACACGGACGTCGACGGTGTGTTCACCGCCGACCCGCGGGTGGTGAAGAAGGCCCGGAAGATCGACTGGATCTCCTCCGAGGACATGCTGGAGCTCGCCGCCTCCGGCTCCAAGGTGCTGCTGCACCGCTGCGTCGAGTACGCACGCCGTTACGACATCCCGATCCACGTCCGCTCGTCCTTCTCCGGACTGCCGGGCACCTGGGTCAGCAACGAGAATCCGCAAGGGGACGCGCAGGTGGAGCACGCCATCATCTCCGGAGTCGCTCACGACGTCTCCGAAGCCAAGATCACTGTCGTCGGCGTTCCGGACAAGCCGGGTGAGGCCGCGGTGATCTTCCGCGCCATCGCGGACGCCGAGATCAACATCGACATGATCGTGCAGAACGTGTCCGCGGCCTCCACGGGCCTCACGGACATCTCCTTCACGCTTCCCAAGACCGAGGGCCACAAGGCCATCGAAGCCCTGGAGAAGGCGAAGGGCGCGATCGGCTTCGACTCGCTGCGCTACGACGACCAGATCGGCAAGATCTCCCTGGTCGGCGCGGGTATGAAGACCAACCCGGGCGTCACCGCCTCCTTCTTCCAGGCGCTGTCCGACGCGGGCGTCAACATCGAGCTCATCTCGACCTCCGAGATCCGCATCTCGGTCGTGACCCGCCAGGACGACGTCAACGAGGCCGTGCGCGCCGTGCACACCGCCTTCGGACTCGACTCCGACAGCGACGAGGCCGTCGTCTACGGGGGCACCGGCCGCTGATGGTCAAGGTCGTGGGACCCCTGGCCGCGAAACCGACGCTCGCGGTCGTGGGCGCGACCGGAGCCGTCGGCACGGTCATGCTCCAGATCCTGTCCCAGCACGCGGACATCTGGGGTGAGATCCGTCTGATCGCCTCGCCGCGCTCGGCCGGCCGCAAGCTGGCCGTGCGCGGCGAGCAGGTCGAGGTGATCGCCCTGACGGAGGAGGCCTTCGACGGGGTCGACGTCGCCATGTTCGACGTACCCGACGAGGTGGCCGGGCGCTGGGCGCCGGTCGCGGCCGCCAAGGGGGCCGTCGTGGTCGACAACTCCGGCGCGTTCCGGATGGACCCCGAGGTGCCGCTCGTGGTGCCGGAGGTCAATCCGCACGCCGCCCGGGTCCGCCCGCGCGGCATCATCGCCAACCCGAACTGCACGACCCTGTCCATGATCGTGGCCCTGGGCGCGCTGCATGCCGAGTTCGGGCTGCGCGAGCTGGTGGTGTCCTCGTACCAGGCGGTGAGCGGGGCAGGGCAGCGCGGCGTCGACACGTTGCGGCAGCAGTTGAAGCTGGTCGCCGGTACGGAACTGGGGACGGCCCCCGGCGACGTACGGCGGGCCGTGGGGGACAACACCGGACCGTTCCCGGAGCCGGTGGCGCTCAACGTGGTGCCGTGGGCCGGGTCCGTGCGCGAGGACGGCTGGTCCTCGGAGGAGATGGAGGTGCGGGACGAGTCCCGCAAGATCCTCGGGCTCCCGAACCTGCCTGTCGCCGTCACCTGCGTCCGTGTGCCGGTCGTCACCACGCACTCGCTGACCGTCCACGCCCGTTTCCAGGGCGAGGTGACGGTGGACAAGGCGCGGGAGATCATCGCCACCGCCCCGGGGGTCGTCCTCTTCGACAACCCTGCGGCGGGCGAGTTCCCGACGCCGGCCGACGTGGTCGGGACGGACCCCACGTGGGTCGGGCGGGTGCGGCGAGCGCTCGACGATCCGACGGCGCTGGAGCTTTTCGTGTGCGGGGACAACCTCCGCAAGGGCTCCGCGCTGAACACGGCACAGATCGCGGAACTGGTGGCGGCGGACCTCTGACCTGCCCGGGACTCGCGAGCCGCGGGGGGATACGCGACATATCGCCTCGCGCTCGCCGATCCGGGCGGGAAATCTTCTGGTCGTAAGCTGAATCCTTTGTAGGATCTGTGTGACTTTGGTGGTTCGATCATGGTCGGAACTGTGGTCCGGACCACTTGAATCGAAGCCTCTGGCGTTCGAAGATTTTTCTCCCCGTTCTCCGCAACCGCGCGGAGGGCGGGGAGCGTCTTTGCGGTCGCCCTTCAGGGGCGACCGGACGCCACGCTGGTATGGGGCATAGGGGATGAGTTTTACGTATGAGGGCATTTAGCGCACTGTCTCGCATGCAGTCCGACGCAAATGTGATGCCTGTCGCGTACAACCCCGACGGGGGGACGCGTGTCCAACTGGCGTGGCAGAGGTACTCGAATTCTCACCCACTCTCGGCTCCGTTCGAGCCGGGGGGCTCCCAGCGGCGACGCTCGGCACGGCCCTGCGTCCGCCCCGCCGACCCCGCACGTCCGGCGCGCCCGGCGGCGGCATGCCGGTGATCGCCCCCATGCCCGCAGCGCGGTCGGCCCGCATCCCCAATCAGCGTGAGGGCGCTGACGAGGCACTGGCGGCCGGCACCACCGTCGACCATCTCACCGAGACCTACCGCGCCCACTACAGGTCGCTCCTCGGCCTCGCGGCGCTCCTTCTCGACGACACCGCGTCCTGCGAGGACGTCGTCCAGGAGGCCTTCATCCGGGTGCACTCGGCGCGCAAGCGCGTGCGGGACCCGGAGAAGACGCTCGCCTATCTGCGCCAGACCGTCGTCAACCTCTCGCGTTCCGCGCTGCGCCGGCGCATCCTCGGTCTGAAGCTCCTCTCCAAGCCGATGCCCGACATGGCGAGCGCCGAGGAGGGCGCGTACGACCTGCTGGAGCGCGACGCCCTGATCAACGCGATGAAGGGCCTCCAGAGACGCCAGCGCGAGGTTCTGGTCCTGCGATACTTCGCGGACATGACCGAGGCGCAGGTCGCCGAGACCCTCGGAATCTCGCTGGGCTCGGTGAAGGCGTACGGCTCGCGCGGCATCGCGGCGCTGCGCATCGCCATGGAGGCGGCGGCATGAGCGGGCACGACGATCGGGCACGCCACGACGAACACGGTCGCCACGGCGACGACGACGAACATGAGCAGCACGCTGGGAACGGAACTGTGAATCACGGCGCCTCGGAGAACTCGGGCCCGGAAGGGTCGGGTTACTCGGACACGGAAGCCCTCCCGTCGGATCCCTCGCCGGATCCCGCGTCGGACGGCACCTCGGACAACGCCCCGGACGACGCTTCGGAGCACGGCTCGGACAGCGCCTCGGGCAACTCGGCGGACCTTTCGCCGGACGACAGCCGGCCGGACGACGCCTCCGGCAACACCGCGGGCGACGCCACGCGCGACGTGCCGGATGCCCCGGCCGACGTGACGGGTGCCTCGGACGCGGAGTCCGCCGACCCGCGGTCTCGGGACTCGGGCGGATCCGGCGCCGAGGCCGTCGGCATCTTCGGTCTCAGCGCGGTCGGGTCCGGACCGGACGGGTTCGGCTCCGACGAACTGGCCCTGCGGCGGCTGCTGCACCAGGCCGTCGAGGAGATCGAGCCGACCGACGGCACGCTGGACCACCTGCGGCGCGCGGTACCGGCCAGGCGGGCACGCAAGCGCCAGGCCATCGTCGGCATGGCCGCCGCCGCGCTCTTCATCGGCACGGCCGTCCCGGCCCTCGTACACGTCTCCAACGCCTCGGGCTCCGGCGACGACCAGTCCATCGCGGCCAACGCGTCGGCGACCCAGGGCGGTGCCAACGAGGGCAAGGAGGCCTCCGCGGGCAGTGGCTCCGGCGACTCGAGCCCTTCCAAGGGCTCCGGCAAGGGCGACAAGAAGGACAAGCCCGGCAAGGGCAAGGGAAGCGGCAGCGGAACGACCGGCGCCCAGCCGTCCGCCTCCATGGTGGGCGCACCCACCTGCACGCCGGCGCAGCTCACCGCCGTGGACGGCGGCGCGGCAGCCCCCGACGCGGGCGGCGCGGTCTACGGCACCTTCACGGTCACCAACGTTTCCACCGCCAGCTGTACGGCAGTCGGCGACGGCTCCGTCTCCTCGAGCGCGGCGGGCGCCGCGGACCAGTCCAAGGTCACCACCACTCTCCATCAGGCGGGCGACCCGGCCACCAGCCTGCCCGACCCGGCCGGCTACGCCACGAACGTGGTCCTGCAGCCGGGCGGGTCGTACAGCGTGAAGTTCGCCTGGGTGCCGTCGTCGACCTGCCCGACCACCGGCGGCACCGGCGGCACCGGCGGCGGGGAACCGACGCCCGACCCGAGCCCCTCGGAGAACACTGCGGGTGACAGCGGCGGTACGTCCTCCGAGGGCACCAGCGGTGTCGGTACGCAGCTCGTGCAGGAGGACGGGACCGTCGACGGAAGCGTCACCGTGTCCTACGCGGCCGAGGGCGGCGCACCGACGGCTGCGACGACCGTGTCCAACGCCTGTGCCGGGACGGTCTACCGGACCGGGATGCTGTCCGGGGCCTGAAGCCGGGTCCCGACCGCCGCTCGGGCGGAGCAGGCCGCGCCGCGCGGTCGAGCCGGGCGGCGTGAACCACTGCGGGACTGCCCCGCCTGGAACGGGTCCGTGGACTGGGCGGGGCCGTTGGCTGGGCGGGTCCGCCGAGTAGGTCGCTCCGGGACCGGCAGCCCCGGGGGACGTCAGGCCGTGGGAGAGGACGACACCTTCGCGGTGTTGGTGTCAGCGCGGCCGTCCGCGGCCCCGACGGGGGTGTCCGGGGCTGTTTCGGCCGTCTCGCTGCGGCCCGCGGCGGCCTCGCCGCCGGTGCCGTCCCGGGAGGCCTCGCCCTCCGAGGGAGCCTCCTCCGTGAGACCCAGCTCCGCGTCCTCGGCGAACTCCACCTCACGCCGCATCAGCCGGAACCACATGAAGACGACGAAGCCCGCGAAGACGAACCACTCACCGGTGTAGCCCAGGTTCTGGAAGGCCTTCAGGTCCAGACCCGTGTCCGAGGGAGCCGTGGCGGGCACGGCCTTCATGCCCGCGTCCGCCTCGGCGAGAGTGATCCACGCGTCGTACACCTCGTACGGCACGAGATTCACCAGTGACGCCGAGCTGATCGCACCGGTCTGCCCGGCGGGGAGCCCACCGGCAGCGGGCACGCCGTTCGACCCGGGTGTCTCCGATGCCTGGAGCGCCCCGGTCACGGTGACCTCGCCGGCCGGAACCGCCGGGGCCTTCGCGGTGTCGGCGTCACCGGGGAGCCAGCCCCGGACCACCGGCAGGGCCCTGCCGTCGTCGGTACGCAGCATCGTCAGAACGTAGAAGCCGGGCTTGTCGTCCAGCTCCCGGTCCGGCACGAGCAACTGCTTCCCGTACCGGCCCGTCGCCGTGGCCTGCTTGCCCGACGTCTCCTTGTCCACCGGCAGCAGCTCGGCGAGCGGCCGTGCCGCCTGCGTTTTGGCCGCCGTGGCCTGCTCACCGGCGTCGCGATGGTCCTGGACCCGGTCCTCGAACCGCCCCAACTGCCATGACCCCATGAAGATGCAGAAGGGGATGGCCAACAGCACGAAGACGTTGATCCCCCACCAGCGGGGCGTCAGCAGGAACCGGTACACAACCTCAAAGGTACGGGCCCTCGCGGAGGCCCCGGTCGAGGGGGTGCCTCAGCCGGGCCCTCCCGCGAGGGCGCTCGGTGCCATGGGACAGCCGGGGGCGGGCGCGGCCGCCGGCGCGGTCACCTGCCCAGGTGTCGCTCCGCGAAGTCGAGCTCCAGCCGGACCTGCTTGATCCGCTCGTCCACGACCAGCGAACCGTGCCCCGCGTCGTAGCGGTACACCTCGTGGTCCGCGTCCCGCGCGGCGAGCCTGACCACGTAGTTCTCCACCTGGCGGATCGGACAGCGCGGGTCGTTGACCCCGGCGGAGATGTAGACCGGCGCCTTCACCGCGTCGACGTACGTCAGCGGGGACGACGCCTCGAAACGCTCGGGAACCTCCTCCGGGGTGCCGCCGAGCAGCGTGCGGTCCATCGCCTTCAGGGCCTCCATCTCGTCGTGGTACGCCGTGACATAGTCCGCGACCGGTACCGCGGCGATGCCGAGCGCCCACGCCTCGGGCTGCGTACCGAGCCCGAGCAGGGTCAGGTAGCCGCCCCACGAGCCGCCCGTGAGGATCAGCCGGGCCGGGTCGGCGAGCCCGGACGAGACCGCCCACTCCCGTACGGCCTCGATGTCCTCCAGCTCGATCAGACCGACCCGGTGCTTGAGGGCGTCCGTCCACTCCCTCCCGTACCCCGTGGAACCCCGGTAGTTGACCCTGACCACCATGTACCCGTGGTCCACCCAGGCCGCCGGGCCCGCCCCGAACGAGTCGCTGTCGTGCCAGGTCGGGCCGCCGTGGATGTCGAAGACGGTCGGCAGGGGGCCGCTCACTCCGGCGGGCCGCTGCACGAGGGCGTGGATGCGGCCGCCGGGGCCCGTCACCCACACGTCCTCGACAGGCACCGACTCCGGTGCCTTCATGCCGGGCGGGTCCAGGACGACCTCACCGGACGTCGACCGGACCACCGGCGGCTGCGCGGCCGACGACCACAGGAACTCCACGCTGCCGTCCGGGCGGGCCGTCGCACCCGACACCGTGCCCTTCGGCGTGGGAACCCGCTCCAGGTGACGGGCCGCCAGGTCGAACCTCCACAGCTCGCTGCGCGCCTCGAAGCTGTTGACCACCAGCAGGGCGGAGCCGTCCGGATACCACTCGGCGCTCAGGTCGCCGTCCAGCTGCGAGGTCAGCGCCAGGTCCGTCTCCTCGCCGGACGCCACGTCCCACACCATCGGCTCCCAGCGCCCGCGCCGCTGGTGCCCGACGAGCAGTCGCGTGTCCCCGTCGACCGGGGCGAAGCCCAGCACCTCCAGGCCCAGCTCGACCGTGCCGCCCTTGGTGTCGTCCAGCTCCGCCACCGCCGAACCGTCCATCCGCAGCACCCGCAGCGCGGAGTGCATCGCGTCACCGTGCTCGGTGTGCTCGATCGCGATCAGCGAGCCGTCGTGCGAGAGGTCGCCGACCCCGGCCGACTCCCGGTGCCGGTAGACCTCGACGGGGTCCTCGCCGGTCCGGCTGACGTAGATCGTCGACCCGTCCTCGTCGGTCGACCTGCCGACGATCGCCGTCCGCCCGTCCCGGCCGAGCGCTAGGCCCGCGGGATAGGAGGGGGCGAGCCCGGGAGCCGCGGGCCCGTCGGGAACGGCCGCGCCACCGTCACCGCCGGCCCCGGCGAACGGCTGCCGCCGCCAGATCCCGAACTCGTCCCCGTCCTTGTCGTCGAACCACCAGATCCACTCGCCGTCCGGCGACAGCACGCCGTCCGTCGTCCCGTTGGGGCGGTCCGTGACCTGGCGCTGGGCGCCCGTCTCACGGTCCCACGCGTACAACTCGTACGTCCCTGTCGCGTTCGACACGAACAGGGACCGGTGCGGAGCGTCCTCCGCCCAGTCCGGCAAGGACACCCGCGGCGCCCGGAAGCGCTTTTCCCAGTCGGGCATGGTTCCGTCGTGCGGGATCGCCCGGTTGCTCTCAGTCATGGCCCCATACTGCACGCCCCGGACGACATTCCGCCGCCGGGGTCCCCAGCCTGTGGAAAACTCTCCCGGCGAAGACCGCCGCGGAAGAGCCGGAATCCTGATCCGCGCAGGTCAGGGCCGGTTGTCAGGTGCCGAGCCACCAGCCGCTCAGCACCGCACGGCAGGCCACCGACGGCTACGGGCCCGTGCGTTCCCGGGGGCGCCGGCCCAGCAGTTCGGCGAGGCCTCGTCGGGTGGCGGCGATGACGACGCGGTCCCCGGACCCGAGCACGTAGGTGGGCGGCAGGTCCCAGACCAGGCCGGACGGCCGTTCCGGGACCGAGGCGTCGCGGCCCGGGGCCGGCGGGGCCGGTGGCGCGGTACGGTCCGGCGCTGTCGGCGCCGGGACGGGCTGCTGGCGGGTGCGGCGGCCCGCCGGAGCGGCCGTGTCCAGGGCCAGCACCCGCCACGACCCGGCACGGAACGCCTCGGCGACGGTACGGCCCTCCAGCTGCGGATGCCCCGACACATCCAGGGCCGCGAAGAGCAGGACCCGGCGTTCCACGGGGATCGCCCCCAGGATCTGGCGGCCCATCATCGCCCCGGCGAACGCGGGCGCGGCCAGGTGGGAGACGCTCCGGCTGCGGGTGAGCGCGTGCGGGTGCGTGGCGCGCAGGGTGCGGTAGACGGCCGTGGCGAAGTCGTCGTCGTACAGCCGTAGGACGACGCGCAGATCGGGGCGCACCGACCTCGCGTACAGGGCGGCTTCGAGGTTGGTGGTGTCGGCGCTGGTCAGGGCCAGCAGAGCGTGTGCCCGATGGATCTTGGCGGCTTCCAGGACGCCCTCCTGGGTGACATCGCCGAGCACGACGGGCACCCGCAGCCGACGTGCCAGCGCGAGCCCTCGTGCTTCGGGGTCCGCCTCGACGCACACCACGGGGATGTCGAGTTCGCGAAGGCGCGCGAGGACGCGCGTACCGATCTTGCCGACGCCGAGGAGTACGACGTGACCGGAGAGCCCCCGCGGCGGTTTCCGCAGCGCCGACCCGCTGCGGAACGTACCGAGGCCCTCCAGGACGGCCGCGAGGAGCACCGGAAGCAGCAGCAGCCCGACGAGACCGGAGAGGAGCTGGAGGATCTGCCGGCCGAGGGGGTCGCCGAGCGCGGGATCGTTGATCGCGAAGAGGTCGAGGAGGGTCAGGTAGGTGGCGTGCAGCGGATGGGCGCCCGTGATGGCCATGGACGCGACGGCGAGCGCGACCACACAGGCCACCAGACCGGCGAAGGACCAGCGCAGCCGTCGGGAGAACAGCCTGCCGATGGGCAGCACGCTGCGGCCCGGCGGGAGCGGGGGACCGGAGTACGACACGGTCTCCAGGACGATGGTGCCGCGGCCGGTCGCGGCGGCCACGGACGCCTCGTCGGGCAGCAGCCGCGGCCCGTGCTCACCGCTGCTCTCCGAACCGTCCGCCCCGGCCGGGTCGTTGGTCGTGGCCGAGAGCAGGGCCAGCGTGCACAGCCCGGGGTCGGCGACCTCTCCGGGCCCCGGCGGCCGGCGTTCCACGGCCCGCAGCATCAGCCCGTCGGTCTGCACGACCTTGCTGGTACCTGCCACCGCGGTGGCCGCCAGCGCGGGCGCGGCGGTGTCCGCGTCGGAGAGCACGGTCGTGGAGGCGTCCAGGAGGCCGGGTACGGGCGCGTCCGCGGACTCCCCGACTCCCGCCATGGCCAGGGCGGACGCCTGGTCGAGCAGGGCCTCGATGTGCTGGCCGAGACGGCGGTTGTAGAGCCGGACGACCAGGCGCAGACGCGGGTTGAGCCGGCGCGCCATCAGAGCGGCGCGGATGTTCGTCTCGTCGTCGTCATGGACGAGTGCCAGCGCGGCGGCGTGCTCCACGCCGGCCTCGGCGAGCACGGCCTCGGTCAGGACCGCGGCCTCCAACACGCGTGCGGAGCGCGGCCCTTCGGAACCACCGGCGCGGCGACCGGACGCGCCGTCACCACCGCTGCCACTCGCGCCACTGCCGCTGCTTCCGCCGCTGGTCCCGCCGCCTCCGCTCCCGGCTGCGCCTCCACTGCCGACCGCACTTCCGCTTCCGGCGCCGGTGACGCCGTTGCCCGCGGCCCGGGTCATCGCCGCCGACACGCGGTCGAGCAGTGTCGAGGCACGCGCCCGGCCGACGACCGGTGGCCGCTCGGTCCGCTCGGCGGACGGCACGACCAGCGTGACCCGCTCCCCGTAGACACCGCGCAACTCGGCCGCGAGCCGGTGCGCCAGGGCATCGTCTCCGCACACCACCATGTGCGCGGCACGATCGTCCGACCCGCTCTGATCCGGAAGGCTCACCACAACATCACAGAGTGCCTCACGAGCACGGACGGTTGCACACAGGCCTGCCGCGGCGGAGCCGACGCCCGATCCCGGCCGGAAGCCGGGATGAGAAGCTGTGCCCGAACGGGCGTACTGAAGGTGGAGGGCGATCCACCGACGAAGCCCTCCCCTACCGGAGGTACCTCTCCCGTGACCACAACCAACACAGCGCCGCCCAAGGTTGAGGACCGTGAGACGGACGAGCGGCAGGGCTGGCAGTTCAACTCGCCTCTCGTCCTGACCATGCTGCTCCTCGCGGGAGTCGTGCTGCAGGGCCCGATCCGCGGAGCGCTGTCGGCGCCCGTGATGCAGAGCTGGATGACCGTGTTCGTCGCGGTGATCGTGCAGGCGCTGCCCTTCCTCGTACTCGGTGTGCTGCTGTCGGCGGTCATCGCGGTGTTCGTCCCGCCGTCGTTCTTCGCCCGCGCGCTGCCGGCCCGGCCCGCCCTCGCGGTACCGGTCGCAGGCATGGCCGGGGCGGTGCTGCCCGGGTGCGAGTGCGCGTCCGTGCCGGTGGCCGGAGCGCTGGTGCGCCGGGGTGTCACGCCCGCGGCGGCGCTGGCGTTCCTGCTGTCGGCCCCGGCGATCAACCCGATCGTGCTGACCGCGACGGCCGTCGCGTTCCCGGGCGAGCCGCGGATGGTCCTGGCCCGTTTCGTGGCGAGCCTGCTGGTGGCCTGCGCGATGGGCTGGCTCTGGCAGCGGCTGGGCCGTGCCGACTGGTTGCGCCCACCGGCCCGCCCCTCCTCCGAGGGCCTCGGCAGAGGGGCGGCGTTCTGGGGATCCGTACGGCACGACGTGATGCACGCGGGAGGGTTCCTGGTCGTCGGCGCGATGGCCGCGGCCACGCTCAAGGCGGTGGTCCCGGCGGACTGGCTCAGCCTCGCCGCCGACAACATGGTGGTGTCGATCCTCGCCCTGGCCGTTCTGGCCGTACTCCTCTCCATCTGCTCCGAGGCGGACGCGTTCGTGGCCGCGTCCCTCACCCAGTTCTCGCTCACGGCCCGGCTGACCTTCCTGGTCGTCGGCCCGATGATCGACCTGAAGCTCTTCGCCATGCAGACCGCCACGTTCGGCCGCGAGTTCGCCCTGCGCTTCGCGCCCGCCACGTTCACGCTGGCCGTCCTGGTGTCGTCGCTGGTAGG of the Streptomyces aurantiacus genome contains:
- a CDS encoding aspartate-semialdehyde dehydrogenase — encoded protein: MVKVVGPLAAKPTLAVVGATGAVGTVMLQILSQHADIWGEIRLIASPRSAGRKLAVRGEQVEVIALTEEAFDGVDVAMFDVPDEVAGRWAPVAAAKGAVVVDNSGAFRMDPEVPLVVPEVNPHAARVRPRGIIANPNCTTLSMIVALGALHAEFGLRELVVSSYQAVSGAGQRGVDTLRQQLKLVAGTELGTAPGDVRRAVGDNTGPFPEPVALNVVPWAGSVREDGWSSEEMEVRDESRKILGLPNLPVAVTCVRVPVVTTHSLTVHARFQGEVTVDKAREIIATAPGVVLFDNPAAGEFPTPADVVGTDPTWVGRVRRALDDPTALELFVCGDNLRKGSALNTAQIAELVAADL
- a CDS encoding permease, translated to MTTTNTAPPKVEDRETDERQGWQFNSPLVLTMLLLAGVVLQGPIRGALSAPVMQSWMTVFVAVIVQALPFLVLGVLLSAVIAVFVPPSFFARALPARPALAVPVAGMAGAVLPGCECASVPVAGALVRRGVTPAAALAFLLSAPAINPIVLTATAVAFPGEPRMVLARFVASLLVACAMGWLWQRLGRADWLRPPARPSSEGLGRGAAFWGSVRHDVMHAGGFLVVGAMAAATLKAVVPADWLSLAADNMVVSILALAVLAVLLSICSEADAFVAASLTQFSLTARLTFLVVGPMIDLKLFAMQTATFGREFALRFAPATFTLAVLVSSLVGAVLL
- a CDS encoding aspartate kinase, which translates into the protein MGLVVQKYGGSSVADAEGIKRVAKRIVDAKKNGHQVVVVVSAMGDTTDELIDLAEQVSPIPAGREFDMLLTAGERISMALLAMAIKNLGHEAQSFTGSQAGVITDSVHNKARIIDVTPGRIRTALDEGNIAIVAGFQGVSQDKKDITTLGRGGSDTTAVALAAALDAEVCEIYTDVDGVFTADPRVVKKARKIDWISSEDMLELAASGSKVLLHRCVEYARRYDIPIHVRSSFSGLPGTWVSNENPQGDAQVEHAIISGVAHDVSEAKITVVGVPDKPGEAAVIFRAIADAEINIDMIVQNVSAASTGLTDISFTLPKTEGHKAIEALEKAKGAIGFDSLRYDDQIGKISLVGAGMKTNPGVTASFFQALSDAGVNIELISTSEIRISVVTRQDDVNEAVRAVHTAFGLDSDSDEAVVYGGTGR
- a CDS encoding S9 family peptidase; amino-acid sequence: MTESNRAIPHDGTMPDWEKRFRAPRVSLPDWAEDAPHRSLFVSNATGTYELYAWDRETGAQRQVTDRPNGTTDGVLSPDGEWIWWFDDKDGDEFGIWRRQPFAGAGGDGGAAVPDGPAAPGLAPSYPAGLALGRDGRTAIVGRSTDEDGSTIYVSRTGEDPVEVYRHRESAGVGDLSHDGSLIAIEHTEHGDAMHSALRVLRMDGSAVAELDDTKGGTVELGLEVLGFAPVDGDTRLLVGHQRRGRWEPMVWDVASGEETDLALTSQLDGDLSAEWYPDGSALLVVNSFEARSELWRFDLAARHLERVPTPKGTVSGATARPDGSVEFLWSSAAQPPVVRSTSGEVVLDPPGMKAPESVPVEDVWVTGPGGRIHALVQRPAGVSGPLPTVFDIHGGPTWHDSDSFGAGPAAWVDHGYMVVRVNYRGSTGYGREWTDALKHRVGLIELEDIEAVREWAVSSGLADPARLILTGGSWGGYLTLLGLGTQPEAWALGIAAVPVADYVTAYHDEMEALKAMDRTLLGGTPEEVPERFEASSPLTYVDAVKAPVYISAGVNDPRCPIRQVENYVVRLAARDADHEVYRYDAGHGSLVVDERIKQVRLELDFAERHLGR
- a CDS encoding potassium channel family protein, which encodes MVVCGDDALAHRLAAELRGVYGERVTLVVPSAERTERPPVVGRARASTLLDRVSAAMTRAAGNGVTGAGSGSAVGSGGAAGSGGGGTSGGSSGSGASGSGGDGASGRRAGGSEGPRSARVLEAAVLTEAVLAEAGVEHAAALALVHDDDETNIRAALMARRLNPRLRLVVRLYNRRLGQHIEALLDQASALAMAGVGESADAPVPGLLDASTTVLSDADTAAPALAATAVAGTSKVVQTDGLMLRAVERRPPGPGEVADPGLCTLALLSATTNDPAGADGSESSGEHGPRLLPDEASVAAATGRGTIVLETVSYSGPPLPPGRSVLPIGRLFSRRLRWSFAGLVACVVALAVASMAITGAHPLHATYLTLLDLFAINDPALGDPLGRQILQLLSGLVGLLLLPVLLAAVLEGLGTFRSGSALRKPPRGLSGHVVLLGVGKIGTRVLARLRELDIPVVCVEADPEARGLALARRLRVPVVLGDVTQEGVLEAAKIHRAHALLALTSADTTNLEAALYARSVRPDLRVVLRLYDDDFATAVYRTLRATHPHALTRSRSVSHLAAPAFAGAMMGRQILGAIPVERRVLLFAALDVSGHPQLEGRTVAEAFRAGSWRVLALDTAAPAGRRTRQQPVPAPTAPDRTAPPAPPAPGRDASVPERPSGLVWDLPPTYVLGSGDRVVIAATRRGLAELLGRRPRERTGP
- a CDS encoding SURF1 family protein; its protein translation is MYRFLLTPRWWGINVFVLLAIPFCIFMGSWQLGRFEDRVQDHRDAGEQATAAKTQAARPLAELLPVDKETSGKQATATGRYGKQLLVPDRELDDKPGFYVLTMLRTDDGRALPVVRGWLPGDADTAKAPAVPAGEVTVTGALQASETPGSNGVPAAGGLPAGQTGAISSASLVNLVPYEVYDAWITLAEADAGMKAVPATAPSDTGLDLKAFQNLGYTGEWFVFAGFVVFMWFRLMRREVEFAEDAELGLTEEAPSEGEASRDGTGGEAAAGRSETAETAPDTPVGAADGRADTNTAKVSSSPTA
- a CDS encoding SigE family RNA polymerase sigma factor — its product is MPVIAPMPAARSARIPNQREGADEALAAGTTVDHLTETYRAHYRSLLGLAALLLDDTASCEDVVQEAFIRVHSARKRVRDPEKTLAYLRQTVVNLSRSALRRRILGLKLLSKPMPDMASAEEGAYDLLERDALINAMKGLQRRQREVLVLRYFADMTEAQVAETLGISLGSVKAYGSRGIAALRIAMEAAA